GGTCGGTCAGGTTAGGCCCCGCCTCCACGTGAGCGTTGTTGTGTTCACGGACGGAGAACAGGACAGCAGGAAAATGATCAACTGGAAGGTAAACGGCGGTTCTGTTCGGGTCAGAACCGAACCTCTAGTGTTCTGGTTCTTCTGTTTCATACCGAACTTTAGCTGCTCGCTGTCGGCTGACACGGTGACGTCACGCAGGAACAGTTAGTTGGTCTTTAAACGGACTAAGTTCTGACTCAGACCCAAACAAACCTGAAggctggttctggttctagtaGAACCTCATAAGCAGCAGATTTAAACAGCTTTACGTTGGAGCCTAaatacccccccacacacactcccccctcccccagcagACAGCTGGCACACATGGTGGGGGGGTGAGGGGGTCCTGACCTTCCAGATCTTTCCTTGCGGGTTCTCCGGTTCTGTGTGCAGGTTCTGGACAACGTCCCGCTCCTGCTCTACATCCTGGCCCTGAAGACCTTCCTGCTGTGTCTGGGGTTCGCCGGGGTGAAGATCTACCAGAGCAGGAGGGCGGAGGAGGCGCTGAGGAGGCAGCGGGCGGAGGAGCGCCGGCTGCAGGAGGCGCCGGGCCGCCTGAAGGAGGACTGAGGCTCCCGCAGGAGTcagggaggaggagcagaacctcCTGACAGAACGTCTGGGTTCCCACAGCCAGGAGAACGTCCTGCTGGACGGAGAACACACTCAGCCCCACCGCTGGGTTCTGACGGAGAACGTTCCTGACGGATCAGGACGGGCCGTTGTAGAGGTGGAACATCTGTGTCAATAAATGGTTCTGGACCGGTTCTCTGTGTCATGATTGATCTCCAAGCACCAACACGGAACACGGATCCTGTCCCGGTGCAGCTCCAGTTCTGTGAGAACCTCAGTTCATCTGCAGAACCTTTCAGAGGTTAGAACCTGGAACACCTGagcaaacatctgcagaacaccagaacatctgcagaaccttctGAACAGGTGAACCTGCAGCAGTTCTGCAGAACTCCAGGTCTGGACCAGGATCCAACAGCAGCTTCAGGTTCCTGGACAGATGTGGTTCTAGCCTCCGCTCACATGGGGGCGCTGTGGTTCTGAAGGACTCTGCTCTGGATGGAGGTTGGAAGAGTTTCCTGCTTGGCTCAAAGGTACAGAGGAACGTTCTTTGTTCTGGTTTCATGTTTGAGGAAACGTTCCTGCTGGAAGGAACACGTTAGCATGTTAGCATGTTAGCATGTTAGCATGTTAGCCGTTTGAAAAAACTTtatcaccacgtgcacactcctacaggcctcaccacgtgcacactcctacaggccttaccacgtgcacactcctgtaggcctcaccacgtgcacactcctacaggcctcaccacgtgcacactcctgtaggcctcaccacgtgcacactcctgtaggcctcaccacatgcacactcctttaggcctcaccacatgcacactcctacaggcctcaccacgtgcacactcctacaggcctcaccacgtgcacaatactgtaggcctcaccacgtgcacactcctacaggcctcaccacgtgcacactcctacaggccttaccacgtgcacactcctacaggcctcaccacgtgcacactcctacaggcctcaccacgtgcacactcctacaggccttaccacgtgcacactcctacaggcctcaccacgtgcacactcctacaggcctcaccacgtgcacactcctttaggcctcaccacatgcacactcctacaggcctcaccacgtgcacactcctacaggcctcaccacgtgcacactcctacaggcctcaccacgggcacactcctacaggccttaccacgtgcacactcctttaggcctcaccacgtgcacactcctgtaggcctcaccacgtgcacacttctacaggcctcaccacgtgcacactcctacaggcctcaccacatgcacactcctacaggcctcaccacgtgcacactcctacaggcctcaccacgggcacactcctacaggccttaccacgtgcacactcctttaggcctcaccacgtgcacactcctgtaggcctcaccacgtgcacacttctacaggcctcaccacgtgcacactcctacaggcctcaccacatgcacactcctacaggcctcaccacgtgcacactcctacaggcctcaccacgtgcacactcctacaggcctcaccacatgcacactcctacaggcctcaccacgtgcacactcctacaggcctcaccacgtgcacactcctacaggcctcaccacatgcacactcctacaggcctcaccacgtgcacactcctacaggcctcaccacgtgcacactcctgtaggcctcaccacgtgcacactcctacaggcctcaccacgtgcacactcctacaggcctcaccacgtgcacacttctacaggcctcaccacgtgcacactcctacaggcctcaccacatgcacactcctacaggcctcaccacgtgcacactcctacaggcctcaccacgtgcacactcctacaggcctcaccacgtgcacactcctacaggcctcaccacgtgcacacttctacaggcctcaccacgtgcacactcctacaggcctcaccacatgcacactcctacaggccttaccacgtgcacactcctacaggcctcaccacgtgcacactcctacaggcctcaccacgtgcacactcctttaggcctcaccacatgcacactcctacaggcctcaccacgtgcacactcctacaggcctcaccacgtgcacactcctacaggcctcaccacgggcacactcctacaggccttaccacgtgcacactcctttaggcctcaccacgtgcacactcctgtaggcctcaccacgtgcacacttctacaggcctcaccacgtgcacactcctacaggcctcaccacatgcacactcctacaggcctcaccacgtgcacactcctacaggcctcaccacgtgcacactcctacaggcctcaccacatgcacactcctacaggcctcaccacgtgcacactcctacaggcctcaccacgtgcacactcctacaggcctcaccacgtgcacactcctacaggcctcaccacgtgcacactcctacaggcctcaccacgtgcacactcctgtaggcctcaccacgtgcacactcctacaggcctcaccacgtgcacactcctacaggcctcaccacgtgcacactcctacaggcctcaccacgtgcacactcctacaggcctcaccacatgcacactcctacaggcctcaccacgtgcacactcctacaggcctcaccacgtgcacactcctacaggcctcaccacgtgcacactcctacaggcctcaccacgtgcacacttctacaggcctcaccacgtgcacactcctacaggcctcaccacatgcacactcctacaggcctcaccacgtgcacactcctacaggcctcaccacgtgcacactcctacaggcctcaccacgtgcacactcctacaggcctcaccacatgcacactcctacaggcctcaccacgtgcacactcctacaggcctcaccacgtgcacactcctacaggcctcaccacgtgcacactcctacaggcctcaccacgtgcacactcctgtaggcctcaccacgtgcacactcctacaggcctcaccacgtgcacactcctacaggcctcaccacgtgcacactcctacaggcctcaccacgtgcacactcctacaggcctcaccacgtgcacactcctacaggcctcaccacgtgcacactcctacaggcctcaccacgtgcacactcctgtaggcctcaccacgtgcacactcctacaggccacaccacgtgcacactcctacaggcctcaccacgtgcacactcctacaggcctcaccacgtgcacactcctacaggcctcaccacgtgcacactcctacaggccttaccacgtgcacactcctgtaggcctcaccacgtgcacactcctacaggcctcaccacgtgcacactcctgtaggcctcaccacgtgcacactcctttaggcctcaccacatgcacactcctacaggcctcaccacgtgcacactcctgtaggcctcaccacgtgcacactcctttaggcctcaccacatgcacactcctgtaggcctcaccacatgcacactcctacaggcctcaccacatgcacactcctacaggcctcaccacgtgcacactcctgtaggcctcaccacgtgcacactcctttaggcctcaccacatgcacactcctacaggcctcaccacgtgcacactcctgtaggcctcaccacatgcacactcctacaggcctcaccacgtgcacactcctacaggcctcaccacgtgcacactcctacaggcctcaccacgtgcacaatcctgtaggcctcaccacgtgcacactcctacaggcctcaccacgtgcacactcctacaggcctcaccacgtgcacactcctacaggcctcaccacgtgcacaatcctgtaggcctcaccacgtgcacactcctacaggcctcaccacgtgcacactcctacaggcctcaccacgtgcacactcctacaggcctcaccacgtgcacactcctacaggcctcaccacgtgcacactcctgtaggcctcaccacgtgcacactcctacaggccacaccacgtgcacactcctacaggcctcaccacgtgcacactcctacaggcctcaccacgtgcacactcctacaggcctcaccacgtgcacactcctacaggccttaccacgtgcacactcctgtaggcctcaccacgtgcacactcctacaggcctcaccacgtgcacactcctgtaggcctcaccacgtgcacactcctttaggcctcaccacatgcacactcctacaggcctcaccacgtgcacactcctttaggcctcaccacatgcacactcctacaggcctcaccacgtgcacactcctacaggcctcaccacgtgcacactcctacaggcctcaccacgtgcacactcctgtaggcctcaccacgtgcacactcctacaggccacaccacgtgcacactcctacaggcctcaccacgtgcacactcctacaggcctcaccacgtgcacactcctacaggcctcaccacgtgcacactcctacaggccttaccacgtgcacactcctgtaggcctcaccacgtgcacactcctacaggcctcaccacgtgcacactcctgtaggcctcaccacgtgcacactcctttaggcctcaccacatgcacactcctacaggcctcaccacatgcacactcctgtaggcctcaccacatgcacactcctacaggcctcaccacgtgcacactcctacaggcctcaccacgtgcacactcctttaggcctcaccacatgcacactcctacaggcctcaccacgtgcacactcctttaggcctcaccacatgcacactcctgtaggcctcaccacatgcacactcctgtaggcctcaccacatgcacactcctacaggcctcaccacgtgcacactcctacaggcctcaccacgtgcacactcctacaggcctcaccacgtgcacactcctacaggcctcaccacgtgcacactcctgtaggcctcaccacgtgcacactcctacaggcctcaccacgtgcacactcctgtaggcctcaccacgtgcacactcctacaggcctcaccacgtgcacactcctacaggcctcaccacgtgcacactcctttaggcctcaccacatgcacactcctacaggcctcaccacgtgcacactcctacaggcctcaccacgtgcacactcctacaggcctcaccacgtgcacaatcctgtaggcctcaccacgtgcacactcctacaggcctcaccacgtgcacactcctacaggcctcaccacgtgcacactcctacaggcctcaccacgtgcacactccttaggcctcaccacatgcacactcctgtaggcctcaccacgtgcacactcctacaggcctcaccacgtgcacactcctacaggcctcaccacgtgcacactcctacaggcctcaccacgtgcacaatcctgtaggcctcaccacgtgcacactcctacaggcctcaccacgtgcacactcctacaggcctcaccacgtgcacactcctacaggcctcaccacgtgcacactcctacaggccttaccacgtgcacactcctgtaggcctcaccacgtgcacactcctacaggcctcaccacgtgcacactccttacaggcctcaccacgtgcacactccttaggcctcaccacatgcacactcctacaggcctcaccacgtgcacactcctgtaggcctcaccacatgcacactcctacaggcctcaccacatgcacactcctacaggcctcaccacgtgcacactcctgtaggcttcaccacgtgcacactcctttaggcctcaccacatgcacactcctacaggcctcaccacgtgcacactccttaggcctcaccacatgcacactcctacaggcctcaccacgtgcacactcctacaggcctcaccacgtgcacactcctacaggcctcaccacatgcacactcctacaggcctcaccacgtgcacactcctgtaggcttcaccacgtgcacactcctttaggcctcaccacatgcacactcctacaggcctcaccacgtgcacactcctttaggcctcaccacatgcacactcctgtaggcctcaccacatgcacactcctacaggcctcaccacgtgcacactcctacaggcctcaccacgtgcacactcctacaggcctcaccacgtgcacactcctagcctcaccacgtgcacactcctacaggcctcaccacgtgcacactcctacaggcctcaccacgtgcacactcctacaggcctcaccacgtgcacactcctacaggcctcaccacgtgcacactcctaaggcctcaccacgtgcacactcctacaggcctcaccacgtgcacactcctacaggcctcaccacgtgcacactcctacaggcctcaccacgtgcacactcctacaggcctcaccacgtgcacactcctacaggcctcaccacgtgcacactcctacaggcctcaccacgtgcacactcctacaggcctcaccacgtgcacactcctacaggcctcaccacatgcacactcctacaggcctcaccacgtgcacactcctacaggcctcaccacgtgcacactcctacaggcctcaccacgtgcacactcctacaggcctcacactcacactccgtgcacactcctacaggcctcaccacgtgcacactcctacaggcctcaccacgtgcacactcctacaggcctcaccacgtgcacactcctacaggcctcaccacgtgcacactcctacaggcctcaccacgtgcacactcctgtaggcctcaccacgtgcacactcctacaggccacaccacgtgcacactcctacaggcctcaccacgtgcacactcctacaggcctcaccacgtgcacactcctacaggcctcaccacgtgcacactcctacaggccttaccacgtgcacactcctgtaggcctcaccacgtgcacactccttacaggcctcaccacgtgcacactcctgtaggcctcaccacgtgcacactcctttaggcctcaccacatgcacactcctacaggcctcaccacgtgcacactccttaggcctcaccacgtgcacactcctaggcctcaccacatgcacactcctgtaggcctcaccactgcacactcctacaggccctcaccacatgcacactcctacaggcctcaccacgtgcacactcctgtaggcctcaccacgtgcacaaggcctcaccacatgcacactcctacaggcctcaccacgtgcacactcctttaggcctcaccacgtgcacactcctttaGGCCTCACCACATTGCCACCACTCCCTCAGGCCTCACCactgcacactcctacaggcctcacacgtgcacactcctacaggcctcaccacgtgcacaatcctgtaggcctcaccacgtgcacaactcctaggcctcaccacgtgcacactcctacaggcctcaccactgcacactcctacaggcctcaccacgtgcacacatcctgtaggcctcaccacgtgcacactcctacaggcctcaccactgTGCACActctacaggcctcaccacgtgcacatcctacaggcctcaccacgtgcacactcctacaggcctcaccacgtgcacactcctgtaggcctcaccacgtgcacactcctacaggcctaccacgtgcacactcctacaggcctcaccacgtgcacactcctacaggcctcaccacgtgcacactcctggcccaccacgtgcacactcctacaggcctcaccacgtgcacactcctacaggcctcaccacgtgcacactcctacaggcctaccacgtgcacactcctgtaggctcaccacgtgcacactcctacaggcctcacccaCGTGCACAactcctgtaggcctcaccacgtgcacactccctttaggcctcaccacatgcacactcctacaggcctcaccacgtgcacactccttaggcctcaccacatgacactcctacaggcctcaccacgtgcacactcctacaggcctcaccacgtgcacactcctacaggcctcaccacgtgcacactcctgtaggcctcaccacgtgcacactcctacagggccacacaccacgtgcacactcctacaggcctcaccacgtgcacactcctacaggcctcaccacgtgcacactcctacaggcctcaccacgtgccacactcctacaggccttaccacgtgcacactcctgtaggcctcaccACTGCCACTCACAGGCCTCACACTGCACACTCCTggctcaccacgtgcacactccttaggcctcaccacatgcacactcctacaggcctcaccacgtgcacactcctgtaggcctcaccacatgcacactccttaggcctcaccacatgcacactcctacaggcctcaccacgtgcacactcctacaggcctcaccactgcACACTCCTAGGCCTACCACTGCACACTCCTAggctcaccacgtgcacactcctacaggcctcccacgtgcacactccttaGGGCCTCACCACTGCCACCCTACAGGCCTACCAGTGCACACTCCtttaggcctcaccacgtgcacactccttaggcctcaccacatgcacactcctaggcctcaccacgtgcacactccttaGGCCTCACcaatgcacactcctacaggcctcacacagtgcacactcctacaggctcACCAGTGCACATTCCTACAGGCCTACCACGTGCACACTctgtaggcctcaccacgtgcacactcctacaggcctcaccacgtgcacactcctacctcaccacgtgcacactcttTAGGCCTCACCacgcacactcctacaggcctcaccacgtgcacactccttaggcctcaccacatgcaACTCCNNNNNNNNNNNNNNNNNNNNNNNNNNNNNNNNNNNNNNNNNNNNNNNNNNNNNNNNNNNNNNNNNNNNNNNNNNNNNNNNNNNNNNNNNNNNNNNNNNNNNNNNNNNNNNNNNNNNNNNNNNNNNNNNNNNNNNNNNNNNNNNNNNNNNNNNNNNNNNNNNNNNNNNNNNNNNNNNNNNNNNNNNNNNNNNNNNNNNNNNNNNNNNNNNNNNNNNNNNNNNNNNNNNNNNNNNNNNNNNNNNNNNNNNNNNNNNNNNNNNNNNNNNNNNNNNNNNNNNNNNNNNNNNNNNNNNN
The sequence above is drawn from the Oryzias latipes chromosome 2, ASM223467v1 genome and encodes:
- the LOC101173033 gene encoding small integral membrane protein 11A; this encodes MLLVGQVRPRLHVSVVVFTDGEQDSRKMINWKVLDNVPLLLYILALKTFLLCLGFAGVKIYQSRRAEEALRRQRAEERRLQEAPGRLKED